A single Amphiprion ocellaris isolate individual 3 ecotype Okinawa chromosome 1, ASM2253959v1, whole genome shotgun sequence DNA region contains:
- the LOC111583531 gene encoding uncharacterized protein LOC111583531 isoform X1: MDSERVMFCPFCGEHMSRLTRFCFSCGRSLECLNGADQTDRAETQETSQPSVNAKQAEKSCPSYKHFLEYRSSKSKERQSCNYGPRGRHRAKQRNHVQINIGLMMPHGSDGTDFKPVRGKSLPLFVDPEVEAPDLLKQAVKKMRTFNKDVPEGPYVLLYPDCSEVVHVPGSEKTFKLADYKKELGRPYCRINFFICLETHFKGEVGDTSDSDSEIIITSRSTAEFNQADTVVFEPPNQSTPKHKTEDKRNALRHSTTIQPGRIEISDAEDMDPPETNSAKTSCYGKYTDLYAPGVEEDDEKLVTVTEEISQHTAREEMNITLPDVVANLSLPIAHKNVCRFNISRANVWDGAVRGFKRTTYSETYDMLVRFTDDAGVFEEGIDTGGPRREFLTLLMKHLKDRPIFDGPEGHRFLVYNAND, translated from the exons atggacagcgagcgggtgatgttttgcccgttttgtggggaacatatgagccgattgacgcggttttgtttttcgtgtggtcggtctttagagtgtttaaatggcgcagatcagactgacagagcagaaacacaggAGACATCTCAACCATCGGTTAATGCTAAACAGG CAGAAAAATCGTGTCCATCATATAAGCATTTCCTGGAGTACAGAAGCTCAAAGTCAAAGGAGCGGCAGTCATGTAACTACGGGCCGCGTGGAAGACATCGGGCTAAACAACGAAATCATGTCCAG ataaacattgGGTTGATGATGCCACATGGAAGTGATGGAACTGATTTCAAACCTGTAAGAGGGAAAAGTCTTCCGTTATTTGTTGACCCAGAGGTCGAAGCACCTGATCTTCTGAAACAAGCTGTGAAGAAAATGAGAACATTCAACAAGGACGTGCCAGAAGGACCATATGTCCTTTTGTATCCAGACTGCTCAGAGGTGGTCCATGTGCCAGGGTCAGAAAAAACGTTCAAACTGGCTGATTATAAAAAGGAACTAGGGAGGCCATACTGCAGGATCAACTTTTTCATTTGCCTTGAAACACATTTCAAAGGAG aagtgGGAGATACCTCAGACTCTGATTCTGAAATTATCATCACATCAAGGAGCACAGCTGAATTTAATCAAGCCGACACTGTG GTTTTTGAACCACCAAACCAAAGTACTCccaaacacaaaactgaagaTAAAAG AAATGCACTACGACATTCAACAACAATTCAGCCTGGACGG aTAGAAATATCTGATGCTGAGGATATGGATCCACCTGAAACTAATTCAGCTAAGACTTCTTGCTATGG TAAATACACGGACTTGTATGCACCAGGTGTTGAGGAAGATGACGAGAAGCTGGTTACAGTCACTGAGGAAATTTCCCAGCACACAGCAAG GGAGGAGATGAACATAACACTACCTGACGTTGTGGCAAATCTGTCACTTCCTATTGCTCACAAAAATGTCTGCAGATTCAACATCTCAAGGGCTAATGTTTGGGATGGCGCAGTCAGAGGTTTCAAGCGTACAACATATTCTGAAACCTATGACATGCTTGTCAGATTTACTGATGATGCTGGTGTCTTTGAGGAGGGAATTGATACAGGTGGTCCAAGAAGAGAATTTTTAACTCTGCTAATGAAACACCTGAAAGACCGACCCATTTTTGATGGACCAGAAGGACATCGGTTCTTGGTCTACAATGCAAATG ATTGA
- the mtch2 gene encoding mitochondrial carrier homolog 2 isoform X1, whose product MADTCGQILLGSGLTVLSHPLMYIKVLIQVGHEPLSPTLGRNLFGRQVYQLPGLFAYAKHIIKIDGKVGLFKGLGPRLCAGTIGTVVHSKVVQKCQEQGTPQVLGGSQKAVEGSLQHVVNETTKEMIARSCATIVTHPFHVITLRCMVQFIGRETKYSGVFDSIVMVYREEGILGFFAGLIPRLLGDVLSLWICNLLAHLINTYAIDDSMSHTGEIKNCSQAVTGFFASMLTYPFVLVSNLMAVNNCGLVGGLPPYASVYPTWVDCWRHLSREGNMSRGNSLFFRKLPAGKMYAIDQKRFF is encoded by the exons ATGGCGGACACGTGTGGCCAGATATTGCTGGGATCAGGGCTAACCGTCCTCTCCCACCCTCTGATGTATATAAAAGTCCTAATCCAG GTAGGACATGAGCCTCTCTCTCCCACCCTGGGCAGGAACTTGTTTGGCCGACAAGTCTACCAGCTACCTGGACTATTTGCTTATG cAAAACACATCATTAAGATTGATGGAAAAGTGGGTCTCTTCAAAGGGCTTGGTCCAAGGCTCTGTGCTGGCACTATTGGAACAGTCGTGCACAGCAAAGTTGTCCAG AAATGTCAGGAACAAGGTACACCTCAG GTACTAGGCGGCTCGCAGAAGGCTGTGGAGGGCTCCCTACAGCATGTTGTTAATGAG ACAACCAAAGAGATGATCGCTCGTTCCTGTGCCACCATCGTCACACATCCCTTTCATG TGATTACATTGCGATGTATGGTCCAGTTTATTGGGAGAGAAACTAAGTACAG TGGGGTGTTTGATTCCATCGTCATGGTCTACAGAGAAGAAGGCATTCTTGGTTTCTTTGC tggtTTGATTCCTCGCCTGCTGGGTGATGTCTTGTCTCTGTGGATTTGTAACCTGCTGGCTCACCTCATCAATACATATGCCATTGATGACTCG ATGAGTCACACAGGAGAAATCAAGAACTGCTCTCAGGCTGTGACAGGG TTCTTTGCCAGTATGCTCACATACCCCTTTGTTTTGGTGTCAAACCTCATGGCTGTCAATAACTGCGG GCTCGTTGGAGGCCTACCTCCCTATGCATCAGTATATCCCACCTGGGTGGACTGCTGGAGGCATCTAAGCAGAGAG GGTAACATGAGCAGAGGCAACAGTTTATTTTTCCGGAAGCTTCCAGCAGGAAAGATGTACGCTATTGACcagaagagatttttttaa
- the LOC111583531 gene encoding uncharacterized protein LOC111583531 isoform X2: MDSERVMFCPFCGEHMSRLTRFCFSCGRSLECLNGADQTDRAETQETSQPSVNAKQEKSCPSYKHFLEYRSSKSKERQSCNYGPRGRHRAKQRNHVQINIGLMMPHGSDGTDFKPVRGKSLPLFVDPEVEAPDLLKQAVKKMRTFNKDVPEGPYVLLYPDCSEVVHVPGSEKTFKLADYKKELGRPYCRINFFICLETHFKGEVGDTSDSDSEIIITSRSTAEFNQADTVVFEPPNQSTPKHKTEDKRNALRHSTTIQPGRIEISDAEDMDPPETNSAKTSCYGKYTDLYAPGVEEDDEKLVTVTEEISQHTAREEMNITLPDVVANLSLPIAHKNVCRFNISRANVWDGAVRGFKRTTYSETYDMLVRFTDDAGVFEEGIDTGGPRREFLTLLMKHLKDRPIFDGPEGHRFLVYNAND; the protein is encoded by the exons atggacagcgagcgggtgatgttttgcccgttttgtggggaacatatgagccgattgacgcggttttgtttttcgtgtggtcggtctttagagtgtttaaatggcgcagatcagactgacagagcagaaacacaggAGACATCTCAACCATCGGTTAATGCTAAACAGG AAAAATCGTGTCCATCATATAAGCATTTCCTGGAGTACAGAAGCTCAAAGTCAAAGGAGCGGCAGTCATGTAACTACGGGCCGCGTGGAAGACATCGGGCTAAACAACGAAATCATGTCCAG ataaacattgGGTTGATGATGCCACATGGAAGTGATGGAACTGATTTCAAACCTGTAAGAGGGAAAAGTCTTCCGTTATTTGTTGACCCAGAGGTCGAAGCACCTGATCTTCTGAAACAAGCTGTGAAGAAAATGAGAACATTCAACAAGGACGTGCCAGAAGGACCATATGTCCTTTTGTATCCAGACTGCTCAGAGGTGGTCCATGTGCCAGGGTCAGAAAAAACGTTCAAACTGGCTGATTATAAAAAGGAACTAGGGAGGCCATACTGCAGGATCAACTTTTTCATTTGCCTTGAAACACATTTCAAAGGAG aagtgGGAGATACCTCAGACTCTGATTCTGAAATTATCATCACATCAAGGAGCACAGCTGAATTTAATCAAGCCGACACTGTG GTTTTTGAACCACCAAACCAAAGTACTCccaaacacaaaactgaagaTAAAAG AAATGCACTACGACATTCAACAACAATTCAGCCTGGACGG aTAGAAATATCTGATGCTGAGGATATGGATCCACCTGAAACTAATTCAGCTAAGACTTCTTGCTATGG TAAATACACGGACTTGTATGCACCAGGTGTTGAGGAAGATGACGAGAAGCTGGTTACAGTCACTGAGGAAATTTCCCAGCACACAGCAAG GGAGGAGATGAACATAACACTACCTGACGTTGTGGCAAATCTGTCACTTCCTATTGCTCACAAAAATGTCTGCAGATTCAACATCTCAAGGGCTAATGTTTGGGATGGCGCAGTCAGAGGTTTCAAGCGTACAACATATTCTGAAACCTATGACATGCTTGTCAGATTTACTGATGATGCTGGTGTCTTTGAGGAGGGAATTGATACAGGTGGTCCAAGAAGAGAATTTTTAACTCTGCTAATGAAACACCTGAAAGACCGACCCATTTTTGATGGACCAGAAGGACATCGGTTCTTGGTCTACAATGCAAATG ATTGA
- the znf414 gene encoding zinc finger protein 414: protein MSSGSTALPTAENGNGGNKRIPCSLHGCKRVYTDNIALERHIRDHEIPAQSLPGKVLLCSSIGCSGSFSNMQRLMEHMRHHHKPNIFFQCESCRTKLRSYRGLLTHLHTCSRVPRSRTKPPELTLPLPAAANRPNMSTTAMDQQPPQLESVSAAQQLPSQIPNPDGSFPTAVPQPDSAGPPLLGPPILPLPQASPPHLASPQLSEAPHQPLFRNEAFNLPSSLNLDGPKAASDRLDAQGQQQTHTWSPESVHPAPGSAPHSPPGSSAVWKKNQGIACSRRILWEHTRGRYTCVQCGHVVSNRKEMTQHINSQHSGNKAAEDTTNSINNT, encoded by the exons ATGTCTTCGGGCAGCACTGCCCTCCCTACAGCTGAAAATGGAAATGGAG GAAACAAGAGGATACCGTGTTCGCTGCACGGCTGTAAGCGGGTGTACACAGACAACATCGCTCTTGAGAGACACATTCGGGACCATGAGATCCCGGCGCAGTCTCTGCCTG GTAAAGTGTTGCTGTGTTCCTCCATTGGCTGCAGTGGCTCCTTCTCCAACATGCAGAGACTGATGGAACATATGAGGCATCATCACAAACCCAACATATTCTTCCAGTG TGAGAGCTGTCGCACCAAGTTGCGTTCCTATCGTGGCCTCCTGACTCACCTGCACACCTGCTCCAGAGTACCACGGAGCAGAACAAAGCCTCCTGAACTGACACTCCCTCTGCCTGCTGCTGCAAACCGCCCAAACATGAGCACCACGGCTATGGACCAGCAACCCCCACAGCTGGAATCGGTGTCTGCGGCCCAGCAACTCCCTTCTCAAATACCAAACCCAGATGGATCTTTCCCCACTGCAGTTCCGCAGCCAGACTCTGCTGGCCCTCCTCTGCTCGGTCCACCCATCTTGCCCCTTCCTCAGGCTTCCCCTCCTCACCTTGCTTCTCCACAACTCTCTGAGGCACCTCACCAGCCTCTGTTTAGGAATGAAGCCTTTAATCTGCCATCCTCCCTAAACCTGGATGGTCCAAAAGCAGCATCTGACCGTCTTGATGCCCAGGGtcagcagcagacacacacctgGTCTCCTGAGTCTGTCCACCCTGCTCCAGGATCAGCACCTCACTCTCCTCCTGGGTCATCAGCTGTCTGGAAGAAGAATCAAG GTATAGCCTGCAGTAGACGCATTCTTTGGGAGCACACCAGAGGGCGCTACACCTGTGTGCAATGTGGACATGTGGTATCCAACCGCAAGGAAATGACTCAACACATCAACAGTCAACACAGTGGTAACAAAGCTGCAGAAGACACAACAAACTCTATTAATAACACATAA
- the mtch2 gene encoding mitochondrial carrier homolog 2 isoform X2, with the protein MADTCGQILLGSGLTVLSHPLMYIKVLIQVGHEPLSPTLGRNLFGRQVYQLPGLFAYAKHIIKIDGKVGLFKGLGPRLCAGTIGTVVHSKVVQVLGGSQKAVEGSLQHVVNETTKEMIARSCATIVTHPFHVITLRCMVQFIGRETKYSGVFDSIVMVYREEGILGFFAGLIPRLLGDVLSLWICNLLAHLINTYAIDDSMSHTGEIKNCSQAVTGFFASMLTYPFVLVSNLMAVNNCGLVGGLPPYASVYPTWVDCWRHLSREGNMSRGNSLFFRKLPAGKMYAIDQKRFF; encoded by the exons ATGGCGGACACGTGTGGCCAGATATTGCTGGGATCAGGGCTAACCGTCCTCTCCCACCCTCTGATGTATATAAAAGTCCTAATCCAG GTAGGACATGAGCCTCTCTCTCCCACCCTGGGCAGGAACTTGTTTGGCCGACAAGTCTACCAGCTACCTGGACTATTTGCTTATG cAAAACACATCATTAAGATTGATGGAAAAGTGGGTCTCTTCAAAGGGCTTGGTCCAAGGCTCTGTGCTGGCACTATTGGAACAGTCGTGCACAGCAAAGTTGTCCAG GTACTAGGCGGCTCGCAGAAGGCTGTGGAGGGCTCCCTACAGCATGTTGTTAATGAG ACAACCAAAGAGATGATCGCTCGTTCCTGTGCCACCATCGTCACACATCCCTTTCATG TGATTACATTGCGATGTATGGTCCAGTTTATTGGGAGAGAAACTAAGTACAG TGGGGTGTTTGATTCCATCGTCATGGTCTACAGAGAAGAAGGCATTCTTGGTTTCTTTGC tggtTTGATTCCTCGCCTGCTGGGTGATGTCTTGTCTCTGTGGATTTGTAACCTGCTGGCTCACCTCATCAATACATATGCCATTGATGACTCG ATGAGTCACACAGGAGAAATCAAGAACTGCTCTCAGGCTGTGACAGGG TTCTTTGCCAGTATGCTCACATACCCCTTTGTTTTGGTGTCAAACCTCATGGCTGTCAATAACTGCGG GCTCGTTGGAGGCCTACCTCCCTATGCATCAGTATATCCCACCTGGGTGGACTGCTGGAGGCATCTAAGCAGAGAG GGTAACATGAGCAGAGGCAACAGTTTATTTTTCCGGAAGCTTCCAGCAGGAAAGATGTACGCTATTGACcagaagagatttttttaa